In Saccharomyces cerevisiae S288C chromosome XV, complete sequence, the following proteins share a genomic window:
- a CDS encoding uncharacterized protein (hypothetical protein; identified by gene-trapping, microarray-based expression analysis, and genome-wide homology searching), with the protein MSYTRVDHPTGKMACHLRQILASPLFFANYVLHAAIHYPSSDIRGDIL; encoded by the coding sequence ATGTCTTACACACGAGTAGATCATCCCACTGGAAAAATGGCTTGTCACCTGAGGCAGATTTTGGCAAGCCCACTGTTTTTCGCAAATTATGTACTACATGCAGCCATTCACTACCCTTCGAGCGACATACGCGGCGACATCCTGTAG
- the MTR10 gene encoding mRNA transport regulator MTR10 (Nuclear import receptor; mediates the nuclear localization of proteins involved in mRNA-nucleus export; promotes dissociation of mRNAs from the nucleus-cytoplasm mRNA shuttling protein Npl3p; required for retrograde import of mature tRNAs; relocalizes from cytoplasm to the nuclear periphery upon DNA replication stress), whose amino-acid sequence MDNLQVSDIETALQCISSTASQDDKNKALQFLEQFQRSTVAWSICNEILSKEDPTNALLELNIFAAQTLRNKVTYDLSQLENNLPQFKDSLLTLLLSHNQKLIITQLNVALARLAIQFLEWQNPIFEIISLLNSSPSILLNFLRILPEETLDIASTSLTEVEFNSRIHELIDPIAEDVLKFLVSCIDLLQNTDGNSSSSISLEQILRCLNSWSYEFPVEQLLTVQPLINLVFETISNGNESDMEAFDSAIDCLCVILRESRDTTNEQLISALFHQLMLLQEKLLPTLFTDHPLNDEYDDDLLEGMTRLFVEAGEAWSVVISKNPDFFKPMVLVLLMLTCKNEDLDVVSYTFPFWFNFKQSLVLPRYQESRKAYSDIFVKLINGIITHLQYPSGQFSSKEEEDKFKDFRYHMGDVLKDCTAVVGTSEALSQPLIRIKSAIENNNSWQIMEAPLFSLRTMAKEISLTENTILPEIIKIICNLPEQAKIRYASTLVLGRYTEWTAKHPELLEVQLQYIFNGFQLHEGSSDMQSIITASSHALMFFCSDCSKLLVGYIDQLINFFLNVQSSIDIESQFELCQGLSAVINNQPEAKVSVIFQKLVDDNLRQIEALIPQWKANPTLLAPQIADKIDLLYALFEELKPRYNYPQQGSEPLLPRIEFIWKALRTLLVDAGAMTDSIIVERVAKLLRRIFERFHVFCEPILPSVAEFLIQGYLTTGFGSYLWCSGSLIVIFGDDESFPISPSLKDAVWKFALSQCETFILNFNKFDKLQLNDYHEAIIDFFSLISDLIMFYPGAFLNSTELLGPVLNVALECVNKLDNYDAYICILRCLDDIISWGFKTPPISTVSIEIVPDEWRKQVINEVVIAHGNQLILVLFIGLVTTFENTAHSDAISCIVKCLRILTEANNNDATICIDWIYKVVEQLGQVTLNERDNLAKAVVEGLNSKDYRKVREGIRAFVGWYSRKNINSRFE is encoded by the coding sequence ATGGACAACTTACAGGTATCTGATATAGAAACTGCTTTACAATGCATATCGTCTACTGCATCTCAAGATGATAAAAACAAAGCGCTTCAATTTTTAGAACAATTCCAAAGATCAACTGTTGCCTGGTCTATTTGCAATGAAATATTGTCTAAAGAAGATCCTACAAACGCTCTTCTAGaattaaatatttttgcTGCGCAAACTTTAAGGAATAAAGTCACATATGATCTATCACAATTAGAAAATAATCTACCACAATTCAAGGATTCTTTGTTGACGCTTTTATTATCGCATAACCAAAAATTGATTATTACACAACTGAATGTCGCGTTAGCACGTTTGGCGATCCAATTTTTAGAATGGCAGAATCCAATTTTCGAGATCATTTCATTGTTGAATTCTTCACCATCTATATTATTAAACTTTTTAAGAATTTTACCTGAGGAAACCTTAGACATTGCATCTACTTCCTTGACAGAAGTGGAATTCAATTCCAGAATTCATGAACTAATTGATCCGATAGCAGAAGATGTATTGAAATTCCTTGTATCATGCATAGACCTATTACAAAATACAGACGGGAATTCCAGCTCATCTATTTCATTAGAACAAATTTTACGGTGTTTGAACTCTTGGTCGTATGAATTCCCTGTTGAACAGTTGCTAACCGTACAACCCTTAATAAATCTCGTGTTTGAAACTATTTCCAATGGTAATGAAAGTGACATGGAGGCATTCGATTCCGCTATTGATTGTCTCTGCGTTATCCTCAGAGAAAGCAGAGATACTACTAATGAGCAGTTGATTTCTGCTTTATTTCATCAGTTAATGcttttacaagaaaaactATTGCCTACTCTGTTCACAGACCATCCTTTGAACGATGAATATGATGACGATCTCCTAGAAGGTATGACACGATTATTCGTAGAAGCTGGCGAGGCTTGGTCAGTTGTCATTTCTAAAAACCCCGATTTTTTTAAACCAATGGTTTTGGTATTATTGATGTTGACCTGCAAAAATGAAGACTTAGATGTCGTTTCCTATACTTTCCCCTTTTGGTTTAACTTCAAACAAAGTTTAGTTTTGCCAAGATATCAAGAATCAAGAAAAGCTTACTCTGATATTTTTGTTAAATTAATAAATGGTATAATTACTCATTTACAATATCCATCAGGCCAGTTTTCATCtaaagaggaagaagataaaTTTAAAGATTTCAGGTATCATATGGGCGATGTGTTAAAAGACTGTACTGCAGTGGTGGGAACTTCTGAGGCTTTATCGCAACCACTAATAAGAATTAAGTCCGCAATAGAAAACAACAATAGCTGGCAAATAATGGAAGCCCCATTATTTTCCCTGAGGACTATGGCTAAAGAAATTTCGTTGACTGAAAACACTATATTGCCAGAAATCATTAAAATCATTTGTAACCTTCCAGAGCAGGCCAAGATTAGGTATGCATCAACATTAGTTCTTGGTAGATATACCGAATGGACAGCCAAGCATCCAGAACTACTAGAAGTTCAATTGCAATATATTTTTAACGGTTTTCAACTGCATGAGGGTTCATCGGATATGCAAAGTATAATCACTGCATCATCACATGCATTAATGTTCTTCTGTTCGGACTGCTCTAAACTATTAGTTGGGTATATTGATCAGTTGAttaatttcttcctcaACGTGCAGAGTTCGATTGATATTGAGTCACAATTTGAACTATGTCAAGGATTAAGTGCAGTAATAAATAATCAGCCAGAGGCCAAAGTTTCAgtaatatttcaaaagctCGTAGATGATAATTTGCGACAAATCGAGGCTTTGATTCCTCAATGGAAAGCAAATCCAACGCTCTTGGCTCCACAGATTGCTGATAAGATTGATTTGCTATATGCgctttttgaagaattgaaacCGAGATACAATTATCCTCAGCAAGGATCGGAACCTTTACTCCCCAGGATAGAATTTATTTGGAAGGCATTAAGAACTCTGCTAGTTGATGCAGGTGCAATGACTGATAGTATTATCGTAGAAAGAGTAGCTAAATTGCTACGCAGAATTTTTGAGAGATTTCATGTATTTTGCGAGCCAATATTACCTTCTGTTGCCGAATTTCTAATCCAAGGTTATTTAACGACTGGATTCGGTTCCTATCTGTGGTGTTCTGGTTCCCTTATTGTTATATTTGGTGACGATGAATCATTCCCCATATCCCCGAGTCTGAAAGATGCTGTCTGGAAATTTGCCCTCTCCCAATGCGAGACGTTCATACTGAATTTCAACAAGTTTGATAAACTTCAATTAAACGATTATCATGAGGCAATAAtcgattttttctcattaaTTTCAGACTTGATAATGTTTTATCCTGGCgcatttttgaattcaacAGAGCTTCTAGGCCCCGTACTGAATGTTGCCCTCGAGTGTGTTAATAAGCTTGATAACTACGATGCTTACATATGTATCTTGCGTTGCTTAGATGATATCATATCCTGGGGGTTCAAGACTCCACCGATCTCAACAGTGTCCATCGAGATTGTTCCAGATGAATGGAGGAAGCAAGTTATTAACGAAGTCGTGATAGCCCACGGTAACCAATTGATATTAGTGTTATTCATCGGGCTGGTTActacttttgaaaacaccGCTCATTCAGATGCCATCAGTTGTATTGTAAAATGTTTAAGGATATTGACAGAGGCAAACAACAACGATGCCACTATTTGCATCGATTGGATTTACAAAGTGGTGGAACAACTTGGCCAAGTAACCCTTAATGAAAGAGATAATTTGGCGAAGGCCGTGGTTGAGGGGTTGAATTCAAAGGATTACAGAAAGGTGAGGGAAGGAATTAGGGCGTTTGTTGGATGGtattcaagaaagaatatcaaTTCGAGGTTTGAATAG
- the PNS1 gene encoding Pns1p (hypothetical protein; has similarity to Torpedo californica tCTL1p, which is postulated to be a choline transporter, neither null mutation nor overexpression affects choline transport) — protein MPLNEKYERPPQPPPAYDPNHRPPSSSENSAAANVNDGQTPYHFRQDQYYNLNSKTSGAPIGSFDEAFPTENDNKPRWNDWPFTIFFLCTVGGFIAIAAITLRAWSQTYSSTGSGIYDGVNTGTLNTNAAILLVFVCIIALVFSVLGLTLCRIFPKQFIYCGMVINLVASLGTAIMYMSLRYWSAGIVFLVFTFMTAWCYWGMRSRIPLSVAVLKVVVDAMKKCPQIFFVSFVGALVASAFGFLFSAVIVATYIKYDPNSSNGGCDVSGGSCSHSKLIGVLVVVFFCGYYISEVIRNVIHCVISGVFGSWYYMSKSDQGMPRWPAFGALKRAMTYSFGSICFGSLLVALIDLLRQILQMIRHDVTSSGGGQIAIQILFMVFDWIIGFLKWLAEYFNHYAYSFIALYGKPYLRAAKETWYMLREKGMDALINDNLINIALGLFSMFASYMTALFTFLYLRFTSPQYNSNGAYNGALMAFSFVIALQICNIATEAIRSGTATFFVALGNDPEVFHHSYPHRFDEIFRAYPDVLRKLSHQNV, from the coding sequence ATGCcattgaatgaaaaatacGAGAGGCCTCCGCAACCTCCTCCAGCATATGATCCCAACCATAGGCCGCCCAGTTCTTCCGAGAACTCTGCCGCGGCGAATGTCAACGATGGCCAGACGCCGTACCATTTTAGACAGGATCAATATTACAATCTAAATTCCAAAACGAGTGGGGCTCCTATAGGGAGCTTCGACGAGGCCTTTCCTACTGAAAATGACAACAAGCCCAGGTGGAACGATTGGCcatttaccatttttttcctatgCACGGTAGGCGGATTCATCGCCATTGCTGCCATAACCTTAAGAGCGTGGTCCCAAACCTATAGCAGTACGGGTTCCGGAATATACGATGGTGTGAATACTGGTACGCTGAACACCAATGCTGCCATCCTGCTAGTTTTCGTGTGCATTATTGCCCTAGTATTCTCCGTTTTGGGCCTCACACTTTGTCGAATTTTTCCGAAGCAGTTTATATATTGCGGTATGGTCATCAACCTAGTGGCTTCTCTTGGGACTGCCATCATGTACATGTCTTTGAGGTACTGGTCTGCAGGTATTGTGTTTTTAGTCTTCACGTTCATGACCGCGTGGTGCTACTGGGGTATGAGGTCTAGAATTCCCCTTTCTGTGGCGGTATTGAAAGTCGTCGTCGATGCCATGAAGAAATGCCCACAGATCTTCTTTGTTTCATTTGTTGGAGCGCTAGTTGCTAGTGCGTTTGGGTTTCTCTTCTCAGCAGTCATTGTGGCTACGTACATAAAGTACGATCCTAATAGCTCGAATGGCGGCTGTGACGTTTCTGGTGGCAGCTGTTCGCATTCCAAATTGATTGGTGTTTTGGTTGTGGTTTTTTTCTGCGGCTATTATATCTCTGAAGTAATAAGAAACGTCATACATTGTGTTATTTCTGGCGTCTTTGGCAGCTGGTATTATATGTCAAAGTCTGACCAAGGAATGCCAAGGTGGCCCGCATTTGGAGCATTGAAGAGAGCCATGACTTACTCGTTCGGTTCCATTTGCTTTGGGTCCTTGCTAGTCGCTTTGATCGACCTGTTGAGACAAATATTGCAAATGATCAGACACGATGTTACCTCCAGCGGTGGCGGTCAAATTGCCATCCAGATTTTGTTTATGGTGTTTGACTGGATTATCGGCTTTCTGAAGTGGCTCGCCGAGTATTTCAATCATTATGCATACTCGTTCATCGCTCTTTATGGTAAACCGTATTTAAGAGCGGCCAAAGAAACCTGGTATATGTTAAGAGAAAAGGGAATGGACGCCCTAATCAATGATAATTTAATTAACATTGCACTGGGTCTATTTTCAATGTTTGCTAGTTATATGACCGCTTTGTTCACGTTCTTGTATCTAAGGTTTACCTCGCCTCAATACAATTCGAACGGCGCTTACAACGGCGCCCTAATGGCATTCTCATTTGTTATTGCTTTACAGATTTGCAACATTGCAACAGAAGCCATTAGATCCGGTACTGCAACTTTCTTTGTTGCTCTTGGTAATGACCCGGAGGTCTTCCATCATTCTTACCCTCATAGGTTTGATGAGATTTTTAGGGCATATCCTGATGTACTCAGAAAATTGAGTCACCAGAATGTGTGA
- the YRR1 gene encoding Yrr1p (Zn2-Cys6 zinc-finger transcription factor; activates genes involved in multidrug resistance; paralog of Yrm1p, acting on an overlapping set of target genes; YRR1 has a paralog, PDR8, that arose from the whole genome duplication), with the protein MKRRSDALLGSFQATNVTPPSDNSNSTAGGANGSNSGTPTSTSGKKRNKLIKSCGFCRRRKLRCDQQKPMCSTCISRNLTTCQYAEEFNKNIEKKATYGPYPNADLLKKVEELENKIRILEAEKNTNSSASSMYTSPNFPPLGTSVGRGSTETSSPLPDGVINPYADRYYLQSKHSGRSTLYGPTSMRTQIANSNWGFIEKYKQLWAKVKVERNKWKQNNQKTMCRELGLLDESDWQPDPLIKQICRFLPSYNKALSILDDFFNDGACNEINVILDKAKVRRDFLDYFMPEKEVKAEGDRSIVYILSNPKKNYYKAAVILLILCLKYFHTDVPTPIEKFFTLLKGASTAKVFYIERAQMLILFYYHRETYSFGGDGSDLVNINECLVTTVTTIGLHLNIRETFKEHEVFMGSIESLENVWLMAIFIDYNISCNVGRPLLINKFYLDENQDHCILNSKSKTYEGKLKRYLKLTRPMLLTLYDRDKFPDLKAYSKRIINFVEEELGPLGHYTGENISEEVPLRESRILSMAVGLLLSFYALIHSVLKVRNIESKNNTFQLVLINFSIIVNTTIRCYRIDKALYPEKFEASNPHLPPHMALSMSLTAGLFSKTLVFFCSLIYFKLTLFENGLCLSNDMEVGWSDLTKLTVPLDKDLSLGTAMSLYSSIFDRLFTVGNKELIRTMHRSSQFVIELAIERTYRTILGNVIEFRKLTEETWLAQIKQELDPQSDNPSSEAKIVSDRQRDLSLAVPTPTPSIIPMLPSPGETKNHAKSQSEIIQMLTDEFWANYNSGWEELINQSEFSTLFDDYKDN; encoded by the coding sequence atgaaaagaagaagcgATGCTTTGTTGGGAAGTTTCCAGGCCACCAACGTTACGCCGCCAAGCGATAATAGTAATAGTACGGCCGGTGGAGCCAATGGAAGTAACTCAGGAACACCAACTTCTACTAGCGGtaagaagagaaacaaGCTTATAAAATCTTGTGGCTTTTGCAGAAGGAGAAAACTTCGTTGTGATCAGCAAAAACCTATGTGTTCTACATGCATTTCTAGAAACTTAACAACCTGTCAATATGCTGAAGaattcaacaaaaacatCGAAAAGAAAGCTACCTATGGTCCCTATCCTAACGCCGATTTACTTAAGAAAGTTGAAGAActagaaaacaaaatacGTATTCtagaagctgaaaaaaacACTAATTCGTCTGCGAGCTCCATGTACACTTCGCCAAATTTCCCTCCTTTAGGCACTAGTGTAGGTAGAGGTTCTACTGAAACTTCATCTCCATTACCCGATGGTGTAATAAATCCATATGCCGACCGGTACTACCTACAAAGTAAACATTCCGGAAGATCAACACTATACGGCCCCACTTCTATGAGAACCCAAATTGCAAATAGTAATTGGGggttcattgaaaaatataaacaattaTGGGCGAAGGTTAAAgtagaaagaaataaatggAAGCAAAACAACCAAAAAACGATGTGCAGGGAACTAGGCCTTTTGGATGAGTCGGATTGGCAGCCAGATCCATTAATCAAACAGATATGTCGTTTCCTACCATCATATAACAAAGCTTTGTCTATTTTAGATGATTTCTTTAATGATGGAGCATGCAATGAGATCAACGTGATTCTTGATAAGGCAAAAGTTAGAAGAGACTTTTTAGATTATTTCATGCCCGAAAAAGAGGTAAAGGCGGAAGGTGACAGATCCAtagtttatattttatccaatccaaagaaaaattattacaaAGCTGCTGTGATACTATTAATCCTATGTCTGAAATACTTCCATACAGATGTCCCAACCCCAATTGAGAAGTTCTTTACTTTACTAAAGGGGGCCTCCACCGCTAAGGTGTTCTACATTGAGCGTGCACAAATGTTAATACTTTTCTACTACCATCGTGAAACATATTCATTCGGTGGAGATGGCTCCGATTTGGTTAATATAAATGAATGTTTAGTTACTACGGTTACTACAATAGGGTTGCATTTAAACATTAGAGAAACTTTCAAGGAACATGAGGTTTTTATGGGTAGCATCGAAAGTTTAGAAAATGTCTGGTTAATGGCAATATTTATCGATTATAACATATCTTGTAACGTTGGTAGACCCTTATTGattaacaaattttatCTAGACGAAAACCAAGATCATTGCATATTGAATAGTAAAAGTAAAACATATGAGGGGAAGCTGAAAAGATATTTAAAACTTACAAGGCCAATGTTGTTAACTCTTTATGATAGAGATAAATTCCCGGATTTGAAAGCTTATTCCAAGCGAATTATCAATTttgtagaagaagaacttgGTCCACTTGGACATTACACAGGTGAAAATATATCGGAAGAAGTTCCATTAAGGGAAAGTAGAATTTTAAGTATGGCAGTCGGACTATTATTGTCGTTTTATGCACTAATACATTCTGTGCTGAAAGTCAGAAACATAGAATCCAAAAATAATACGTTTCAATTGGTTTTGATCAATTTTTCCATCATTGTGAATACCACAATTCGATGCTATCGTATCGACAAAGCACTTTACCCAGAGAAATTCGAAGCCTCCAACCCGCACTTACCGCCACATATGGCGTTATCAATGAGCCTCACGGCAGGgcttttttccaaaacattggtgtttttttgttctctgATCTACTTTAAGTTGACGCTTTTCGAAAATGGACTATGTCTATCCAACGATATGGAAGTTGGATGGTCGGATTTGACGAAATTGACTGTTCCTTTAGACAAGGATCTATCTTTAGGTACAGCAATGAGCTTGTACTCGTCAATCTTCGATCGCTTGTTCACGGTCGGAAATAAAGAATTAATACGCACAATGCATAGATCATCACAATTTGTGATAGAGCTAGCTATTGAAAGGACCTATAGGACTATTCTTGGCAACGTTATTGAATTCAGAAAGTTGACCGAGGAAACATGGCTAGCACAAATCAAACAAGAACTAGATCCGCAGAGCGATAATCCATCATCAGAAGCTAAAATTGTGAGTGATAGGCAGCGGGATCTCAGCCTTGCAGTTCCAACGCCCACGCCCTCAATAATTCCAATGTTACCCTCGCCTGGTGAAACTAAGAACCATGCAAAGAGTCAATCAGAGATCATTCAGATGCTGACAGATGAATTTTGGGCAAATTATAACTCAGGCTGGGAAGAGTTGATTAATCAATCTGAATTTTCCACTCTTTTCGATGATTACAAAGACAATTAA